A region of the Gouania willdenowi chromosome 1, fGouWil2.1, whole genome shotgun sequence genome:
GGGTCGTTTATCTCTGAATCCCCCTCCTTCCCCTCCCACAATGGCTGCAGACCTCATGGAGATTGACGACTCACTTTACAGGTACGTTTACCTTTTTCTGTGACTGTTAGCAGGTGATTTTCTGCTTATAGCAGTGTCTTCAATAACATGACCCAATGTGTTTCATTGACATAACATGTGTCTAACAACAGCAATATGTGTGCTTTTTCAGAACAAAATGTGGCACATTTTTGAAGCtggttttgtttctttgtcacTGCTTAAGCATCAGTTTGGATTaaaaagtcaataaataaataattagaagTCACACCTTTTTAATTTCCTTCCTTTGCAGCCGCCAGCGATATGTCCTCGGAGACAGTGCTATGCACCAGATGGCCCAGTCTTCAGTCTTTCTCAGTGGAATGGGAGGACTGGGAGTTGAAATAGGTTAgccaaaaaaacaatgtttattacATGATAATCAATGAAAAGGTCTGTTCACGTGATGCTTGCTAATCCCTTGCTTTTTGATTTTATAGCAAAGAATATTGTCCTAGCTGGGGTGAAGGTGGGACATTTTCTAAATATGCcaataattattatataatattaccATTTCTTTATATGAATCATCACCATGAGGATTTGTAATAATACTAAAGTTTGTGTGCGCATACACATTGTctgtattgttgtgtttttacagGCAGTTACCCTCCACGACACAAAGCAATGTGAGACCTGGGATCTGGGCTGCAACTTTTTTATCCACAAAGAGGATGTTTTTAACCAGAGGAGGAGGTAAAACACACCATGATGCACATCACTCGAGATTTGATCTAATACATTTTGCTTTCCttcacttttccttttttttccccctcatgtatttatttaaacacaacTTGTTGTTACTgaccttgtgctgtttttataGAGTGGAGGTAGTGTGTCCTCGGGTAGCAGAGTTGAACCCTTATGTTCATGTTGACACGTCTTTGTGTCCTCTGGATGACAACACAGATCTCAGTTTCCTCAGAAAGTATCAGGTGAGAAACCAGCATTCAGAGTCTGTAAATTTAAGATTCAATTCTTATCCGGCACGTTTAAATATTTCCTCTGGGTTCTCACAATGTCTTTTGCCGTAGTTTCTCTCTTTTTACTCAAACGTATGATTGTGGCTGTGTGATAACTTCATAACTTATCTGACTTGCAATGCAACAGCTCAGGTGTTGTACCAGTGCAACGTATGGGTACTAaccatgttgttttattttattctacagTGTGTGATTCTGACAGAGGCCAGATTGAGCCTCCAGAAGAGAGTAAATGAGTTCTGCCACTCCCAACAGCCCCCCATCAGAGTAAGTCTACACCTGCATCTCAAACATTTCCTACCAATGGAAAACTTGGAGGCTGTTAACTTAATACATTGTGCTGTATCTTGTCAGTTTATCAGTTGTGATGCGTTTGGCATCTGCGTGCGGGTGTTTTGCGACTTTGGTGAAGAGTTTGAGGTGTCAGATCCAACAGGAGAGGAGCCCAAGGAGATTTTCATCCAAAATATTTCTCAGGTAATAGTCACTCTCTCCCTTAATCATCATGTATTCATCATTTACTCCTATCATCTTAAATGTtggatatatttgtgcatgcctaaagcagaactaagtaacttgcgctcagcgctccccctaaaggtcccttttggttatgttgtAGTGATCTCTGCAGACATGACTATGGACAGTATTGACCATAACATGGAAACATTGGTATTTAGAGTTCTGTCTGTCGTAGGTTTAATGTAAACAGTGCGGTCCCTTTAAAGAGCGGTATGATGTGTGTAGCAGCGGCTGGGTTATGCGCAGGCGCCAGAATGTTTTTGGAGGTTTTTCTCTCAATAAATGAGACACACGTTTTGTGCTCAAAGTGAGAAGTTGTCTTTATCGTCATTACCATCTGCAACATTCCACAATATCACTGTTGTAAACACTCCacaccccccgccgcctgccccaccctaCCTTcgctctcccaagacagtagaAGAACGATAACACGAAGAAATGTCTGAAGAGGTGGGTACTATCAAACATGAAAATTGCCAAGTCTGCATCCAATTTACAGCCTTCTTTTCCTTTGAGCTCTCGCCATCCAGCATATGCTTACGCCAAGTGGATTTGTGTTTGAGTCCTCTGTCGATCCTAttcccattttttttcctcccctcCTCGGACAAAGCTCGgctttgccttttttttactggctccaccatgatataagtttaagaaaagtgaatttgtagacaaccgtgagCAGCCACAAGGCTGGTAATAGTCAAGCACAGGGGTgaccaatcctggtcctcaagaaccactattcagcatgttttagatgtttccttcttccaacacacctgattcaaatgatttacTCATtgtcaagctctgcagaagcctgataacaatcctggacttttcaatcaggtgtgttggaagggggaaacatctaaaacatgctggatagtggttcttgaggaccaggattggccacccctggtctagcattagtttgtattgggatGTCATTAAGCAGTACGTTTTGCCGCAAGAATGAGAACAGAGCTGCGAGACGTATCGGCTCGGAGGCAGAGAACATTGCAAGcgtggttttctggccagagacagcggagggagatgaaagacccccccaatcacccaataaacacttgtattacccccagagggactacgagaaggatttgtTAAGGTGAaacagttacttagttctgctttaaataagTAAATGTATTTGATGTTTGACATGTTCTCTCTTCAGGACAATCCTGGGGTGGTGACATGCATGGACAACCAACCCCACGGTCTCCAGACTGGACAGAGTGTCATTTTTAGAGAGGTTGGAGGCATGGAGGAGCTCAACGGCTCCGTGCGACAAGCGACAGGTATATTGTATACGTACAGATAGGACTATTTATATATGAGTGTCTGTGTACGGAATGCTTTTCTCTTTAGTTTGTCATTTTAGTTGTAGAACAAATCATACATGACAACagtgattttatttcattgttgttAATCCTATTTGAGTTTACATGGAtagaaaaaatgtttgaattacatttctgtataataaatgattcattcagGCCATCCTGTTGTTTCGATTttgaaaattgatttaattcagTTGGAAAGACACTGCTCTAATTTGAATATTGTGTGTTGTTCTACCCGTGTGTCGTGTCAGTCCTTTCCCCTCACAGTTTTTCCATAGGAGATACAGCCCACCTCCATTCATATGCACATGGAGGTTATTTTGTCCTGGTGAagactccaaagacattcagatttgtaaagaaaatattttttccctTCAGTTGGacatgaaaagtttaaaaacaaatgcgTTTCAGTGTAAGATACAGTTTCATTCTGCTTGGTTATTTCAGGAAACATTAGAGCAACAGTTGTACGATCCGCAGCTCCTCATTCCAGACTTCAGTAAACCAGAGGTGAGTTTAAAGAATGTTGGAATGATAATGCTCCGCTGAAAAGccatatttacaaatatttcaCATAATTGTATAGACCAGAAGAAACTGCCTGTGGTTCATGTGTTTTAGTGATATTTTAGCAAACAAGGTAAAGATGACCTGACTGATGTAGTCACGTGTCCCCATACACAAAAACAAGCTTTGGGGTTCATATAACTTTTCTCTTTTACCCGTCAGGCTCCACAACAGATTCATGTTGCCATGTTGGCATTGGAGACTTTCCAGGAGCAGCACAGCAGACTTCCCAACATCGGGTATTTCTGCATCTTTGTATCTCTGTGTTTTTTAGCTTCTACTTTCTACCTTATTAGTaacttttttatgcttttactgTATCCACAATAGGGCTGTAACTAAAGACTATTTTAATACTTGACTAGTCATCAattattggaacaattaatcaactaattggatgatagattgtccaatcttttaaatttggcttggATATGTAAGCTTtcttttaatggtttttaaggaacaaggtttttagggccATTCTTGGCAAAATTTAGGGCGTAATGTGCATATAGCTCTGAGCAAAGATATATAGAAGGTGAGATGagccactcctcatgaaaaacaatgttcagctccGGGTGTTGACGTAACCATCAATTACATTTGTCGGTGACTAATTCCGTTATCGATTTCTGTCAACTAATCGTTGCACCCTTAATCCACAATAATTTGATTATATTTGTTTACACCTCTCCAGGTGTTTACAGGATGCTGAGGCTTTAGTAAAGCTGGCTGGAGATGTTAGTGCAACTCTGAAGAACAAAGTAAGTTCACTTTATGATCCTCGAAAATTCATCTTTCTGCGTACACACACGGTTGGACTCTAGTGTTTTCTTTCCTCTCAGGCTCCTGTGAATACAGAGTTGGTGCTCAACTTGTCAAGGACAGCGAGAGGAACGCTTCCACCGCTAGCTGCAGCTGTCGGTGGCGTAGCCAGTCAGGAAGTGCTGAAAGCCATCACAGGGAAGTTTGCGCCATTGCAGCAGTGGGTATGTTGAAATGTAGGCCCTCTATGTTCTAACAAAAGACAATTACATGACAGATTTGTTCTTAATTTAACACATGGAATTGTCAATGACTAAAAAATCTTACTTACATGTGTAATTTATctccttttcctttttgttttagttgtatATTGATGCCTTTGAGGTAGTCGGACCACTTCAGTCTCTTTCTCCTGAGGAGTTTTTACCCAGAGGCGATCGCTATGATGCTTTAAGAGCATGCATCGGCGAATCAATGTGTATTGAACTACAGAAGCTCAGGGTTTTTATGGTAAAGTATAAATTTTGTCTGTATTGTAATACTGTATAACAagctattaatattattataatggtTGTTTAAATATCTATACCTATTGTTTCCAGGTGGGCTGTGGTGCCATAGGCTGTGAAATGCTAAAAAACTTTGCCCTGCTTGGGGTTGGATTAGCCAGAAGCTCAGGAGAGGTAACCAAttgattctttcttttttttttttggtccctGGACCTTGTTTACTGCTGTAGGTTTGAATAACGCCCAGTGTTTATCACTCCTCAGGTGTGCATCACAGATCCTGACCTCATTGAGAAGTCAAACCTCAACAGACAGTTTCTCTTCAGACCCCACCACCTACAGGTGAATAGATCTCCTCTCTCCGACGTTAcactttcattttctttgtCAACGACCAGAAACTTTTTCACTAAAGTTTGCATTCTCACTGCATTCAACAAACTtgctttcatttctttttaacACCAGAAACCAAAAAGCACCACAGCAGCTGAGGCCACTCGTAATATCAACCCAGATATGCAGGTAGATGCTCATCTCAACAAAGTGTGTCCAGCTACTGAGAGCATCTACAACGACTCCTTCTACTCCGGCCTCAACCTGGTTGTCACTGCGCTGGACAACGTGGAGGCTCGGAGATACGTGGACAGGTTAGTGTTATGTATgcaaaaatgtgattctttC
Encoded here:
- the uba6 gene encoding ubiquitin-like modifier-activating enzyme 6; translation: MAADLMEIDDSLYSRQRYVLGDSAMHQMAQSSVFLSGMGGLGVEIAKNIVLAGVKAVTLHDTKQCETWDLGCNFFIHKEDVFNQRRRVEVVCPRVAELNPYVHVDTSLCPLDDNTDLSFLRKYQCVILTEARLSLQKRVNEFCHSQQPPIRFISCDAFGICVRVFCDFGEEFEVSDPTGEEPKEIFIQNISQDNPGVVTCMDNQPHGLQTGQSVIFREVGGMEELNGSVRQATVLSPHSFSIGDTAHLHSYAHGGYFVLVKTPKTFRFETLEQQLYDPQLLIPDFSKPEAPQQIHVAMLALETFQEQHSRLPNIGCLQDAEALVKLAGDVSATLKNKAPVNTELVLNLSRTARGTLPPLAAAVGGVASQEVLKAITGKFAPLQQWLYIDAFEVVGPLQSLSPEEFLPRGDRYDALRACIGESMCIELQKLRVFMVGCGAIGCEMLKNFALLGVGLARSSGEVCITDPDLIEKSNLNRQFLFRPHHLQKPKSTTAAEATRNINPDMQVDAHLNKVCPATESIYNDSFYSGLNLVVTALDNVEARRYVDSRCVSNQRALLDSGTMGTKGHTEIIVPNLTESYNSHRDPPEEEIPFCTLKSFPSVIEHTIQWARDKFENAFVHKPSMYNAFWQTHSSAEVVLLRMQAGESLESSFQVIKLMSRQPSQWEQCIAIARLKFEKYFKRKALQLLHSFPLDTRLKDGSLFWQSPKRPPTPIEFDLQDPLHFDFVVSTARLFAGIYNVPYSEKDLTEETVSRILSEVKIPEYRPLEKCIETDETAKKPDQVKLPLSSEEEREAILHLEQAISTDRVTPECLRMSPLQFEKDDDSNGHIDFITAASALRAKTYNIEPADRLKTKRIAGKIIPAIATATAAVAGLVALELIKVVGGYGFESFKNCFFNLAIPVFVLTEPAAVKKTPIRNNIYFSIWDCWTIFGHEDFTLSEFMNAVREKYGLEPTMVVHGVKMLYVPVMPGHSKRLKVTMQKLIKPAADRQYVDLTVSFAPETDGDEDLAGPPIRYYFRPDAAMMP